TTTTTGTATCTGATTCCTAAAAAGTCATGCTTATTCCTGTTTTGCCCAGCAGAAAAAAGTTAAAGTGATTATACTATCGAATAAGTATTTTATTTATAAACGGGGATATCAACTAGTTCCATTTTATTATTTAAAACGCCACAATCTACTCGTCATCTTATCCATTTATCCTAGTTTCTCTAGTTTAAACCTACAAATGAGTCGAAAGCTTGAATCGCCCTAAAAAGGCAAGCTACAAGCATCGAAAAACACACCGCAAATTTTCTTCAACTACATCTACCCTCCTTCTTGTTCAAGAAGTTCCATTTCGTTTTATTCTTGATTCCAGTTTCTTTTCTAATAACCTGCTTTGCCGGAAGTGAAAACCTTTTTGACGAGATACCTCTCCCGATAAAACCAAGAGTTTCCGAATACAATTATGAGCCAAAACTATCAGTTCAAGTGGCAGTTTGCACAGCCTCTAAAGATGTTATTGCCAGTTTATCCCCTATGATACTAATATCGCACATACCACCCATAAATGGGGCAATTCGCTATTTTTTTCGTACAGCCTTTCCTTTTTCAGCCCATATAAAGCCTGTCGTTAGAATTGTTCCACTACTCTTTTTTTCATGTCCAAAGACACCATGAAAAAACCTCCTGAAAAGGAATTTCAGGAGGTTTTTTCTTAGTCCTCAATAAACTTATTTATTTTTATTTTTTAAATATTCATCCATTGCTGCCGCTGCTTTTTTCCCTGCACCCATTGCCAGGATAACAGTAGCTGCACCAGTTACAGCGTCACCGCCTGCAAATACACCTTCGCGGGAAGTTTGGCCACTTTCTTCATCCGCAACAATACATTTCCATTTGTTGATATCCAAACCTTTTGTGGTAGAGGAGATCAATGGGTTTGGAGAAGTACCAAGAGACATGATAACAGTGTCAACATCCATGATAAATTCAGAACCTTCTACTGGAACAGGACGTCTCCTACCAGAAGCGTCTGGTTCACCCAATTCCATGCGAACACATTTCATACCTTTTACCCATCCTTTTTCATCTTCCAGGATTTCTACTGGATTGGTCAACAGGTCAAAGATAATGCCTTCTTCTTTTGCATGGTGAACTTCTTCCACACGAGCTGGAAGTTCTGCTTCACTTCTTCTGTACACAATATGTACTTCAGCACCCAAACGCAATGCTGTTCTTGCTGCGTCCATTGCTACGTTACCGCCACCGACAACAGCAACTTTTTGTCCTGCACGGATTGGAGTATCATAATCGTCACGGAACGCTTTCATCAGGTTACTTCTTGTGAGGAATTCGTTCGCGGAGAATACACCGTTGGCGTTTTCCCCTGGAATTCCCATAAACATTGGCAAACCAGCGCCGGAGCCAATGAATACAGCCTGGAAGTTTTCTTCATCAAACAGTTGGTCAATAGTTACTGTTCTGCCGATAATAACATTTGTTTCAATTTTAACGCCTAATTTCCGCAGGTTGTTTACCTCATGGGCAACAACAGTGGATTTTGGCAACCTAAATTCTGGAATACCGTATACCAAAACTCCGCCTGGTTCGTGAAGGGCCTCAAACATGGTTACTTCGTAACCTAGTTTTGCCAAATCACCAGCACAAGTAATCCCAGCAGGACCAGAGCCGATTACAGCT
This is a stretch of genomic DNA from Clostridium facile. It encodes these proteins:
- the gltA gene encoding NADPH-dependent glutamate synthase; this encodes MDRFKRIPVAEQPADVRAKNFEEVCLGYTEEEAIQEASRCLNCKKPLCVTKCPVSIHIPEFIQQVKEGNFAEAAKIIAQDSALPAVCGRVCPQETQCESKCVLGIKGEPVSIGKLERFVADWAREHDVDLSAKEPDNGIKVAVIGSGPAGITCAGDLAKLGYEVTMFEALHEPGGVLVYGIPEFRLPKSTVVAHEVNNLRKLGVKIETNVIIGRTVTIDQLFDEENFQAVFIGSGAGLPMFMGIPGENANGVFSANEFLTRSNLMKAFRDDYDTPIRAGQKVAVVGGGNVAMDAARTALRLGAEVHIVYRRSEAELPARVEEVHHAKEEGIIFDLLTNPVEILEDEKGWVKGMKCVRMELGEPDASGRRRPVPVEGSEFIMDVDTVIMSLGTSPNPLISSTTKGLDINKWKCIVADEESGQTSREGVFAGGDAVTGAATVILAMGAGKKAAAAMDEYLKNKNK